The following coding sequences lie in one Saccopteryx bilineata isolate mSacBil1 chromosome X, mSacBil1_pri_phased_curated, whole genome shotgun sequence genomic window:
- the NONO gene encoding non-POU domain-containing octamer-binding protein isoform X1: MQSNKTFNLEKQNHAPRKHHQHHHQQHHQQQQQQPQPTSAPANGQQASSQNEGLTIDLKNFRKPGEKTFTQRSRLFVGNLPPDITEEEMRKLFEKYGKAGEVFIHKDKGFGFIRLETRTLAEIAKVELDNMPLRGKQLRVRFACHSASLTVRNLPQYVSNELLEEAFSVFGQVERAVVIVDDRGRPSGKGIVEFSGKPAARKALDRCSEGSFLLTTFPRPVTVEPMDQLDDEEGLPEKLVIKNQQFHKEREQPPRFAQPGSFEYEYAMRWKALIEMEKQQQDQVDRNIKEAREKLEMEMEAARHEHQVMLMRQDLMRRQEELRRMEELHNQEVQKRKQLELRQEEERRRREEEMRRQQEEMMRRQQEGFKGTFPDACFVFQREQEIRMGQMAMGGAMGINNRGAMPPAPVPAGTPAPPGPATMMPDGTLGLTPPTTERFGQAATMEGIGAIGGTPPAFNRAAPGADFAPNKRRRY; encoded by the exons ATGCAGAGCAATAAAACCTTTAACCTGGAGAAGCAAAACCATGCTCCAAGGAAgcatcatcaacatcatcaccagcagcaccaccagcaacagcagcagcaaccgCAGCCAACATCAGCACCTGCAAATGGGCAACAGGCCAGCAGCCAAA ATGAAGGCTTGACAATTGACCTGAAGAATTTTAGGAAACCAGGAGAGAAGACCTTCACCCAACGTAGCCGGCTCTTTGTGGGCAATCTTCCTCCAGACATCACTGAGGAGGAAATGAGGAAACTGTTTGAGAAATATGGGAAGGCAGGCGAAGTCTTCATTCATAAGGATAAAGGCTTTGGCTTTATCCGCTTG GAAACCCGAACTCTAGCGGAGATTGCTAAAGTGGAGCTGGACAACATGCCACTCCGTGGAAAGCAGCTGCGTGTGCGTTTTGCCTGTCACAGTGCTTCCCTTACGGTCCGAAATCTTCCTCAGTATGTGTCCAACGAACTGCTAGAGGAAGCCTTTTCTGTGTTCGGCCAGGTGGAGAGGGCCGTGGTCATTGTGGATGACCGAGGAAGGCCCTCAGGAAAAGGCATCGTTGAATTCTCAGGGAAGCCAGCTGCTCGCAAAGCTCTGGACAGATGCAGTGAAGGCTCCTTTCTGCTAACCAC attTCCTCGGCCTGTGACTGTGGAGCCCATGGACCAGTTAGATGATGAAGAGGGGCTTCCAGAGAAGCTGGTTATAAAGAACCAGCAATTCCACAA GGAGCGGGAGCAGCCACCTAGATTTGCACAGCCTGGCTCCTTTGAGTATGAGTACGCCATGCGCTGGAAGGCACTCATCGAGATGGAGAAACAGCAGCAGGACCAAGTTGACCGCAACATCAAAGAAGCTCGTGAGAagctggagatggagatggaggctGCTCGCCACGAGCACCAGGTCATGCTGATGCGGCAGG atctTATGAGGCGTCAAGAAGAACTTCGGAGGATGGAAGAGCTGCACAACCAAGAAGTGCAAAAACGGAAGCAGCTGGAGCTCAG GCAGGAGGAGGAGCGCAGGCGCCGTGAGGAGGAGATGCGGCGACAGCAGGAAGAAATGATGAGGCGACAGCAGGAAGGATTCAAGGGGACCTTCCCTGATGCG tgttttgtttttcagagagagCAGGAGATACGGATGGGCCAGATGGCTATGGGAG GTGCTATGGGCATAAACAACAGAGGCGCCATGCCCCCTGCTCCTGTGCCTGCTGGTACCCCAGCTCCTCCAGGACCTGCCACTATGATGCCAGATGGAACCTTGGGATTG acccCACCAACTACCGAACGCTTTGGCCAAGCTGctacaatggaaggaataggAGCAATTGGCGGAACCCCTCCTGCATTCAACCGTGCAGCTCCTGGAGCTGATTTTGCTCCAAACAAGCGTCGCCGATACTAA
- the NONO gene encoding non-POU domain-containing octamer-binding protein isoform X2 produces the protein MQSNKTFNLEKQNHAPRKHHQHHHQQHHQQQQQQPQPTSAPANGQQASSQNEGLTIDLKNFRKPGEKTFTQRSRLFVGNLPPDITEEEMRKLFEKYGKAGEVFIHKDKGFGFIRLETRTLAEIAKVELDNMPLRGKQLRVRFACHSASLTVRNLPQYVSNELLEEAFSVFGQVERAVVIVDDRGRPSGKGIVEFSGKPAARKALDRCSEGSFLLTTFPRPVTVEPMDQLDDEEGLPEKLVIKNQQFHKEREQPPRFAQPGSFEYEYAMRWKALIEMEKQQQDQVDRNIKEAREKLEMEMEAARHEHQVMLMRQDLMRRQEELRRMEELHNQEVQKRKQLELRQEEERRRREEEMRRQQEEMMRRQQEGFKGTFPDAREQEIRMGQMAMGGAMGINNRGAMPPAPVPAGTPAPPGPATMMPDGTLGLTPPTTERFGQAATMEGIGAIGGTPPAFNRAAPGADFAPNKRRRY, from the exons ATGCAGAGCAATAAAACCTTTAACCTGGAGAAGCAAAACCATGCTCCAAGGAAgcatcatcaacatcatcaccagcagcaccaccagcaacagcagcagcaaccgCAGCCAACATCAGCACCTGCAAATGGGCAACAGGCCAGCAGCCAAA ATGAAGGCTTGACAATTGACCTGAAGAATTTTAGGAAACCAGGAGAGAAGACCTTCACCCAACGTAGCCGGCTCTTTGTGGGCAATCTTCCTCCAGACATCACTGAGGAGGAAATGAGGAAACTGTTTGAGAAATATGGGAAGGCAGGCGAAGTCTTCATTCATAAGGATAAAGGCTTTGGCTTTATCCGCTTG GAAACCCGAACTCTAGCGGAGATTGCTAAAGTGGAGCTGGACAACATGCCACTCCGTGGAAAGCAGCTGCGTGTGCGTTTTGCCTGTCACAGTGCTTCCCTTACGGTCCGAAATCTTCCTCAGTATGTGTCCAACGAACTGCTAGAGGAAGCCTTTTCTGTGTTCGGCCAGGTGGAGAGGGCCGTGGTCATTGTGGATGACCGAGGAAGGCCCTCAGGAAAAGGCATCGTTGAATTCTCAGGGAAGCCAGCTGCTCGCAAAGCTCTGGACAGATGCAGTGAAGGCTCCTTTCTGCTAACCAC attTCCTCGGCCTGTGACTGTGGAGCCCATGGACCAGTTAGATGATGAAGAGGGGCTTCCAGAGAAGCTGGTTATAAAGAACCAGCAATTCCACAA GGAGCGGGAGCAGCCACCTAGATTTGCACAGCCTGGCTCCTTTGAGTATGAGTACGCCATGCGCTGGAAGGCACTCATCGAGATGGAGAAACAGCAGCAGGACCAAGTTGACCGCAACATCAAAGAAGCTCGTGAGAagctggagatggagatggaggctGCTCGCCACGAGCACCAGGTCATGCTGATGCGGCAGG atctTATGAGGCGTCAAGAAGAACTTCGGAGGATGGAAGAGCTGCACAACCAAGAAGTGCAAAAACGGAAGCAGCTGGAGCTCAG GCAGGAGGAGGAGCGCAGGCGCCGTGAGGAGGAGATGCGGCGACAGCAGGAAGAAATGATGAGGCGACAGCAGGAAGGATTCAAGGGGACCTTCCCTGATGCG agagagCAGGAGATACGGATGGGCCAGATGGCTATGGGAG GTGCTATGGGCATAAACAACAGAGGCGCCATGCCCCCTGCTCCTGTGCCTGCTGGTACCCCAGCTCCTCCAGGACCTGCCACTATGATGCCAGATGGAACCTTGGGATTG acccCACCAACTACCGAACGCTTTGGCCAAGCTGctacaatggaaggaataggAGCAATTGGCGGAACCCCTCCTGCATTCAACCGTGCAGCTCCTGGAGCTGATTTTGCTCCAAACAAGCGTCGCCGATACTAA